Below is a window of Pseudomonas sp. B21-040 DNA.
GCGGCGCAGCCTGGAGCAAGCCTATTTGTCTGCTTTGGCATTACTCCCTGAGGACTGCGTGCCGTCCCCTGAGCAGCGCTGGATGCTATTGGAAACCCTGCAAGCCCTGGATGAATTGCTCGATGGATTGGCGCGGCCGGTAAGGCGGGCGTTTCTCTGGAGCCAGTTGGAAGGCCTGGGTTATCAAGAAATTGCCGAGCGATTGCAAGTCTCGGAGCGCACGATCAAGCGCTACATGGCTCAAGCCTACGAACATTGCCTGTTGGTGGAGCTGTGAACGGTTCGGCACCTTCGGCTCAAGCCCGACAAGTCGTGCGGGCCGCCGCGCAATGGCTGGCCCTTATGGAATCCGGCTGCGCCAATGAGCGGGACCGGGCACAGCTGCAGAGCTGGCGCGACAGCCATTCCAGTCACGAACAGGCCTGGCAGAAAGCGCAACTCTTGCGCCAACGCTTTGCAGAACTGCCATCGGCCCTCGCCATGGCCAGTCTGGACCGGCCGCAAACCAGTCGACGTACAGTGCTCAAGCGCGCCGTCGGGGCGGTAGCTTTGGTGCCAGCCGCGTGGCTGATCAGTCAGCAATTGCCCCTGGATGTCTGGAGTGCCGACCTGCGGACCGCCACTGGGGAAAGCAAAAAAGTTCAGTTGGCTGATGGCAGCTCTCTGCAGTTGAACACCGCCAGCGCCGTCGATATCGACCTGAAGAACCGGCGTCTGAAACTGGTGGAAGGCGAAATCGCACTGAATGTACCCGGGACTTCGCCGCTGACGATCCTCACGCGCTTCGGGCAAGTGGTCGTCGGTCAGAGCGAAGTGTGCGTTCGTCAGGGGCTGGCGGGCTACAAGGTGTCAGTGCTTAAAGGCACCGTGCAGTTACAGCCCCTGCGCGGGCCGGTCTTTTCATTGCGCGGCGGCCAGCAAGTCAGCCTTCAAGCTGCGGGTACCGGCGCTGTGGAGCCATTCGACGTGCTGG
It encodes the following:
- a CDS encoding sigma-70 family RNA polymerase sigma factor, whose amino-acid sequence is MSDVATPPEQTFHDLYRDHRGWLEGWLRRRMSNGSDAADLSQDTFVRLLASSQRIADLQEPRAYLATVGKRLLTNFYKRRSLEQAYLSALALLPEDCVPSPEQRWMLLETLQALDELLDGLARPVRRAFLWSQLEGLGYQEIAERLQVSERTIKRYMAQAYEHCLLVEL
- a CDS encoding FecR domain-containing protein, which codes for MNGSAPSAQARQVVRAAAQWLALMESGCANERDRAQLQSWRDSHSSHEQAWQKAQLLRQRFAELPSALAMASLDRPQTSRRTVLKRAVGAVALVPAAWLISQQLPLDVWSADLRTATGESKKVQLADGSSLQLNTASAVDIDLKNRRLKLVEGEIALNVPGTSPLTILTRFGQVVVGQSEVCVRQGLAGYKVSVLKGTVQLQPLRGPVFSLRGGQQVSLQAAGTGAVEPFDVLAPGWRDGVLMAQNQPLGDFLRELSTYRPGVLRWEPELESLRITGSFRLEDTDRILALLAASLPLEVHSRTRYWVTLVARKNNV